The genomic interval CCTTCGCGAAGAGTCGCATCTGGTTGCTGGTGCGCGCCCGCTCGCCGGCGATACGCGCATTCGGCAACGCGGTTTCGCGCATCACGTCGGCGATGAAATCGTCACCGAGAGCATCGATCTCCGCTGCAATTGCCTCGAGGAAATCGGCGCGTACGCTTGAGGGCAGCGCCCGATAGAGTGGAAATGCTGCCGCCGCGGCCTCCACGGCCGCGTCGACTTCAGCATCGGTCGCCTGGGAAAAAGCCACCGGATACACTTCGCTGGTCGATGCCGAGAGGCTGTGCAGCGAGATATCGCCACACGCGCTGCGCTGGCCGCCAATGTAGTTGTGGCCGAAAATGGTTGCTGTCACTTGGTATTGTGCTCGTTGTAATTGTCGTGGTGAGCAGCGCTCGCAGAGCTTTGCGCTGCGGGCGCCGCTATGGTCCGGGTCGCAAGGCTCGGCCGGCGCTTTGGGCTCAAACTCAAACAGCCAGCAGGAAAGGCGCGCCCGCGGCCTTTGCAACTTCGCGGATCTTCTCGCGCAACGAATCGGGCATCGGAATGCCCTCCGCGCTGCGCGCGGCACGCGTAAGACGCTCAGGATCACCTGGGATCAATACGGGCTGCGCCGGGTCGGCGGGCTGGCTTTCGCGAAGCGCATCGATGACCGCGTCGAGGTCTGCGTGGTATTCCTCGATGGGACGGAACGCCGCGGGATTCATCGCAAGGAAGAAATGGCCGATGTTGTCCGGCTCATCGCTCTTTTGCGTGCGGTTACGCACGGGCGAGAACGAACCGCCGCCCAGCGTGCTGCCGAGAATCTGCGCGAACAAACCGAGGCCGTAGCCCTTGTGACCGCCGAGAGTCTTGCCGTCACCGCCCAACGGCGCGAGGCCGCCGCCGAGGCGCTCGAACAGCAGCCGATAGGCTTCGGCCGAATCGGTCAGCGGGTTGCCGTTCGCGTCGAGCGCCCAGCCCGGCGGCAACGGCTTGCCCTGCAACGCGTACACCTTGACCTTATTCGACGCGACCACGCTGGTCGACATGTCGAGAATCACGGGCGGGTGCCTGCCCGCCGGT from Paraburkholderia phytofirmans PsJN carries:
- a CDS encoding Ldh family oxidoreductase, which gives rise to MADTMPRVGAAIARQQIEVILEAWGMSPGQVAASADILIDSDLKGIDSHGISMLMFYDQLYRAGQIDMKASARIVRETATTALIDGNAAMGHPTSRMAMELAIEKALACDMGAVSVFNSQHFGAAGYYAEMAAERGLIALVSCSTRLATVVPTFGAEPMLGTNPFAFATPAGRHPPVILDMSTSVVASNKVKVYALQGKPLPPGWALDANGNPLTDSAEAYRLLFERLGGGLAPLGGDGKTLGGHKGYGLGLFAQILGSTLGGGSFSPVRNRTQKSDEPDNIGHFFLAMNPAAFRPIEEYHADLDAVIDALRESQPADPAQPVLIPGDPERLTRAARSAEGIPMPDSLREKIREVAKAAGAPFLLAV